One segment of Paraburkholderia caribensis DNA contains the following:
- a CDS encoding aldehyde dehydrogenase family protein — protein MDTETDLRRYDLLIDGKRLPPGTGEYTVDINPATEEPIALVAQGSAQDVDTAVKAARAALKVWNGMRAAERGRILMRFSELLREHQDEIVALESLDAGKPLASVKRQDVPAAIDTLAYYAGWCDKINGQVVPVRPDALTYTVREPVGVVGAIVPWNFPLMIGMWKIAPALACGCTMVVKPAEITPLSALRIGELALEAGVPPGVLNIVTGKGRVVGDAIVAHPGIDKVTFTGSPSVGRGILQGAAGNFKRVTLELGGKSANVIFADANIDNAVRAAASGIFFNTGQVCSAGSRILAHRDVYDEVVERLAARAKGLKVGDPSERETTMGPLVSAAQMKTVLDYVDIGRNEGASLVTGGARIGQKGFFVEPTVFANVEHEMRISQEEIFGPVASVVRFNDEEDAVRIANGTAYSLAAGVWSADIGRVHRVAHALKAGTVWINTYGYTDVRLPWGGSGDSGFGREHGDAAIENFTEPKSIWLALEH, from the coding sequence ATGGACACTGAAACCGACCTCAGACGCTACGATCTGCTCATCGACGGCAAGCGGCTGCCGCCCGGCACCGGCGAATACACTGTCGACATCAACCCCGCGACTGAAGAGCCGATAGCGCTCGTCGCGCAAGGCAGCGCGCAGGATGTCGATACGGCCGTCAAGGCCGCGCGCGCCGCGCTGAAAGTGTGGAACGGCATGCGCGCCGCCGAGCGCGGCCGGATTCTGATGCGCTTCTCCGAACTGCTACGCGAGCACCAGGACGAAATCGTCGCGCTGGAAAGTCTCGACGCGGGTAAGCCGCTCGCCTCCGTCAAGCGCCAGGACGTGCCCGCCGCCATCGATACGCTCGCGTACTACGCCGGCTGGTGCGACAAGATCAACGGCCAGGTCGTGCCCGTGCGCCCCGATGCACTGACCTACACGGTGCGCGAGCCCGTCGGCGTGGTCGGCGCGATCGTGCCGTGGAATTTTCCGCTGATGATCGGCATGTGGAAGATCGCGCCCGCGCTCGCATGCGGCTGCACGATGGTCGTGAAGCCCGCCGAGATCACGCCGCTGTCGGCGTTGCGGATCGGCGAGCTCGCGCTGGAAGCGGGCGTGCCGCCCGGCGTGCTGAACATCGTGACGGGTAAGGGGCGCGTGGTGGGCGATGCGATCGTCGCGCATCCGGGTATCGACAAGGTGACGTTTACGGGGTCACCGTCGGTCGGGCGCGGCATTCTGCAGGGCGCGGCGGGCAACTTCAAGCGCGTGACGCTGGAACTCGGCGGCAAGTCGGCGAACGTGATTTTCGCCGATGCGAATATCGACAACGCCGTCCGCGCCGCCGCCTCGGGGATTTTCTTCAATACGGGTCAGGTGTGTTCGGCGGGCTCGCGCATTCTTGCGCATCGCGATGTCTACGACGAAGTGGTCGAAAGGCTCGCGGCGCGTGCGAAAGGGCTCAAGGTCGGCGATCCGTCCGAGCGGGAGACGACCATGGGCCCGCTCGTCTCGGCTGCGCAGATGAAGACGGTGCTCGATTACGTGGACATCGGCAGGAACGAAGGGGCGTCGCTCGTGACGGGCGGCGCGCGCATCGGGCAGAAGGGCTTTTTTGTCGAGCCGACGGTGTTCGCGAACGTCGAGCACGAAATGCGCATTTCGCAGGAGGAAATCTTCGGGCCGGTGGCGAGCGTCGTGCGTTTCAACGACGAAGAGGACGCCGTGCGCATCGCGAACGGCACCGCGTACAGCCTCGCGGCGGGCGTGTGGAGCGCGGATATCGGCCGCGTGCATCGCGTCGCGCATGCGCTGAAGGCGGGCACGGTCTGGATCAACACCTACGGCTATACCGACGTGCGCCTACCGTGGGGCGGCTCGGGCGATTCGGGCTTCGGCCGTGAACACGGCGATGCCGCGATCGAAAACTT